The following proteins are encoded in a genomic region of bacterium:
- a CDS encoding UbiX family flavin prenyltransferase produces MEISVGISGASGAAYAVKFLQVLNSMDEVKKIHLVISGNGFILLKQEMSLSLSSKNFKVHQLIGQKSEKIRYYDIVNFYSPIASGSYPTDGMVIIPCSTGTLGAIAAGTSSNLMHRGAEVVLKERKKLVLVMRETPLSEIHLENCLRITRAGGVILPASPGFYHRPLEISDLIDFIVARVLDQFHLAHSVSKRWGR; encoded by the coding sequence ATGGAAATCTCCGTCGGAATTTCGGGCGCAAGTGGCGCGGCCTACGCTGTGAAATTTCTCCAGGTCCTGAACTCAATGGATGAGGTGAAAAAGATCCATCTCGTCATTTCCGGGAACGGTTTCATTCTGTTAAAGCAGGAGATGTCCCTCTCACTGTCCTCCAAGAACTTTAAGGTGCATCAGCTAATTGGACAGAAGTCGGAGAAGATTCGGTATTACGACATCGTGAATTTTTACTCTCCGATTGCGAGCGGAAGTTATCCAACCGATGGAATGGTGATTATTCCCTGCAGTACAGGGACTCTTGGAGCGATTGCAGCCGGGACTTCCTCGAACTTGATGCATCGTGGCGCTGAAGTTGTATTAAAGGAGCGGAAGAAGCTTGTGCTTGTGATGCGGGAGACACCATTGTCCGAAATCCATCTGGAGAATTGTCTTCGAATCACACGCGCAGGAGGTGTAATCCTTCCCGCCTCTCCTGGTTTTTATCATCGTCCCCTGGAAATCAGCGACCTGATCGATTTCATCGTTGCCCGGGTTCTGGATCAGTTCCATCTTGCTCATAGTGTGAGTAAGCGCTGGGGAAGATAG
- a CDS encoding glycosyltransferase family 2 protein, translating into MTETMTSTESAAISIVIPAYNEALAIVEVVQQISEVCSAQKIDFEIIVVDDGSTDQTANVLQNKDVHVIRHPENRGYGAAIKTGVLSAQYPWILITDADGTYPIAQIPKLLENMDHYEMIVGSRTGEDVNIPAVRKPAKWVLSKVANFMAQTRIPDLNSGFRVFRKTAFQRFLNLFPSGFSLTTTITLALLCNGYAVRYVPVDYYKRTGRSKIRPIRDTYNFFLLVIRTIMYFDPLRVFAPVALFLLLAGAILAGYEIYRFENITTAAAIFLFAGVQTGILGLLADLIVKSRR; encoded by the coding sequence ATGACTGAAACGATGACATCGACAGAAAGCGCGGCAATTTCGATCGTAATTCCAGCGTACAATGAAGCGCTGGCGATCGTTGAAGTTGTTCAACAGATTTCCGAAGTCTGCAGTGCTCAGAAAATCGATTTTGAAATCATTGTTGTTGATGATGGATCGACGGATCAGACGGCAAATGTTCTCCAGAACAAAGACGTGCACGTGATCCGGCATCCGGAAAATCGTGGATACGGAGCGGCCATAAAAACGGGAGTTCTTTCAGCGCAATATCCCTGGATTCTCATCACAGATGCAGATGGAACATACCCGATTGCTCAAATCCCGAAACTACTGGAGAACATGGATCATTATGAAATGATTGTCGGATCGAGAACGGGGGAAGATGTGAACATTCCAGCTGTTCGCAAACCGGCAAAATGGGTTCTGTCCAAAGTTGCAAACTTCATGGCGCAGACGCGCATACCGGATTTGAATTCGGGATTTCGCGTTTTCCGAAAGACAGCCTTTCAGCGATTTTTGAACCTTTTTCCTTCCGGTTTTTCATTGACAACCACGATCACACTTGCCTTGCTCTGCAACGGATATGCAGTCCGGTACGTGCCCGTGGATTATTACAAACGCACGGGGCGTTCGAAAATTCGGCCCATCAGAGATACTTACAATTTCTTTTTGCTTGTGATCCGAACGATCATGTATTTTGATCCGCTGCGCGTGTTCGCGCCGGTCGCACTCTTCTTGCTGCTTGCCGGCGCGATTCTGGCAGGATACGAAATCTACAGATTCGAAAACATCACCACCGCCGCCGCCATCTTCCTGTTCGCGGGCGTTCAAACTGGAATTCTTGGCCTGCTCGCTGATCTGATCGTCAAAAGCCGCCGTTAA
- a CDS encoding class I SAM-dependent RNA methyltransferase has product MDEKVIKIEKLVFGGKGLSRDLEKVTFVPFTLPGEKVRVRITKQHNDYQEAVAIEIVEPSPDRVTPECSYFGVCGGCQLSHAQYEKQVQLKLEILQETLRRSDLKFPEIQVFTGKPFGYRHRAQLKYDASQKRLGFFEANSNRVIDVHECICLTPGLNNLLKTLRAKVCSQPVPGLREIECYENDQQQRAAFFTPAIKQFSSLENQELSISFRGNRYPMNPQVFLQVNPGMWRAMIQEVESHYEGPVLKKALELYCGAGFFTAPLAGRFQKMIACEENPPAIAHAKTHPGLKNVDWICARVENLKFPQELDAVIVDPPRPGLHQNVVRQLVDKKPDWITYVSCDCSTFARDVKKLKQFYTISKMTMLDLFPQTYHFEIIALLQKV; this is encoded by the coding sequence ATGGATGAGAAGGTTATCAAAATTGAAAAGCTTGTTTTTGGCGGGAAAGGTCTTTCGCGCGATTTAGAAAAAGTAACCTTTGTTCCGTTCACTTTGCCTGGCGAAAAAGTTCGGGTCCGTATAACAAAGCAGCATAATGACTATCAGGAAGCTGTAGCCATTGAAATTGTTGAGCCAAGTCCTGATCGTGTCACACCGGAATGCAGCTATTTCGGCGTGTGCGGTGGTTGTCAGCTGAGTCATGCTCAATATGAAAAGCAAGTTCAGCTAAAACTCGAAATCCTGCAAGAGACTCTTCGGCGTAGTGATTTGAAGTTTCCGGAAATTCAAGTCTTCACCGGCAAACCTTTTGGTTATCGCCATAGGGCTCAACTGAAATACGATGCTTCCCAAAAACGGTTGGGATTCTTTGAAGCCAACTCGAATCGCGTGATCGACGTCCACGAATGTATCTGTTTGACTCCCGGTCTTAACAATTTGCTAAAGACGCTTCGCGCAAAAGTCTGCTCGCAGCCGGTTCCAGGACTCAGAGAAATTGAGTGTTATGAAAACGATCAACAACAACGGGCCGCGTTTTTTACACCTGCCATAAAACAATTCTCTTCTTTAGAAAATCAGGAACTTTCGATCTCGTTTCGTGGAAATCGCTATCCGATGAATCCGCAAGTTTTTCTACAGGTGAATCCCGGAATGTGGCGTGCGATGATCCAGGAAGTAGAATCGCATTACGAAGGCCCGGTTCTCAAAAAAGCTCTTGAATTATATTGCGGAGCTGGATTCTTTACAGCGCCCCTCGCCGGAAGGTTCCAAAAAATGATTGCATGTGAGGAGAACCCGCCCGCCATCGCTCACGCAAAAACACATCCTGGATTGAAAAATGTTGACTGGATTTGCGCAAGAGTTGAAAATCTCAAGTTTCCACAGGAACTGGATGCCGTCATCGTTGATCCGCCGCGGCCGGGATTACATCAAAATGTAGTGAGACAGCTAGTAGATAAGAAACCGGATTGGATTACTTACGTTTCTTGCGACTGCAGCACCTTCGCTAGAGATGTGAAAAAGTTGAAGCAGTTCTACACAATCTCAAAAATGACCATGCTCGACTTGTTCCCCCAAACCTATCATTTCGAAATCATCGCGCTTCTACAAAAGGTGTAG
- a CDS encoding M23 family metallopeptidase, protein MGDSRFTILVVPNANASLRKFKISSVTLFYAFIVLAIFAAIGVGTILQYLRTQRQAEAVRKENAELRASLKKSEFLAQKLNRKISALTRLSARLKAVSGMPTLARKQQLPPTIGMGGATWGQAPDPGQLAMLEQRAETLEQSLKVLQSYIQTEKPFSTPSLIPTDGFLSSSFGSRMNPFTNLPDFHQGIDISGNYGTPVIATAQGIIAIAGYFGSFGLTVQIEHENGITTLFGHLSKIYVKPGQEVVRGQKIGLMGNTGMSTGPHLHYEVRINEQPVNPKPYLARR, encoded by the coding sequence ATGGGCGACTCACGCTTTACCATTCTTGTCGTTCCGAACGCAAATGCGTCGCTTCGCAAGTTCAAAATATCATCGGTCACATTATTTTATGCATTCATCGTTCTTGCGATCTTCGCTGCAATCGGCGTTGGAACGATTCTGCAGTATCTGAGAACTCAAAGGCAAGCGGAAGCAGTTCGCAAAGAAAATGCTGAGTTGAGGGCCAGTTTAAAGAAGTCAGAATTTCTGGCACAAAAGCTAAACCGGAAAATTTCTGCGCTCACTCGCTTATCTGCGCGACTGAAAGCAGTTTCCGGCATGCCCACTCTTGCAAGGAAACAGCAACTCCCCCCCACGATTGGAATGGGCGGCGCCACATGGGGACAAGCGCCGGATCCCGGACAGTTGGCGATGCTGGAACAAAGAGCCGAAACGCTGGAGCAAAGCCTTAAGGTTTTGCAGAGCTACATTCAGACAGAAAAACCGTTTAGCACTCCTTCCTTAATACCGACAGACGGATTCCTTTCCTCTTCGTTTGGATCGCGAATGAACCCATTTACCAATTTGCCTGATTTTCATCAGGGGATTGACATCTCCGGTAATTACGGTACTCCTGTAATTGCCACAGCCCAGGGAATCATCGCGATAGCCGGTTATTTCGGGAGTTTTGGGTTGACGGTTCAAATCGAGCATGAAAACGGTATCACAACGTTGTTCGGTCACCTTTCAAAGATTTACGTTAAACCTGGTCAAGAAGTAGTACGCGGTCAAAAAATCGGACTCATGGGCAACACAGGAATGAGCACAGGACCGCATCTGCATTACGAAGTGAGAATCAACGAACAGCCGGTGAATCCGAAACCTTACCTGGCACGGCGGTAG
- a CDS encoding tetratricopeptide repeat protein yields MKARIFIALLVLFTIVSCAKKRQTDIEPPSEPETPPVSEPEVTTPPPVQPPPEVKPPRKTLPPPTPKKKATSPGDASALKLVESGVKKMNSGDLEEAEQFFEQALRVSPNNGRPYYYLGVLSAKQKNYERASGFLAQAEVHLHGDPFWMSQVLLQEGLILKAQNQKGEAIQKFRQAVSLDPSNTWAKAELDSLNKK; encoded by the coding sequence ATGAAAGCAAGAATCTTCATCGCATTGTTGGTTTTATTCACAATTGTTTCGTGTGCAAAGAAAAGACAGACTGATATTGAACCACCTTCTGAACCGGAGACGCCTCCTGTTTCAGAGCCGGAAGTGACAACTCCACCCCCCGTTCAACCGCCACCCGAGGTAAAACCGCCCAGGAAAACTCTGCCGCCGCCCACTCCTAAAAAAAAGGCAACGTCGCCCGGTGATGCTTCAGCGCTGAAACTGGTTGAGAGCGGCGTAAAAAAAATGAATTCAGGAGATCTGGAAGAAGCGGAACAATTCTTTGAGCAAGCTTTGAGAGTCAGCCCTAATAATGGACGTCCTTATTACTATCTCGGCGTTCTGTCGGCCAAGCAAAAAAATTACGAACGTGCCTCGGGCTTTCTTGCTCAAGCGGAGGTGCATCTGCATGGCGATCCCTTCTGGATGTCTCAGGTTTTGTTGCAGGAGGGACTGATTCTAAAAGCTCAAAATCAAAAAGGTGAAGCGATTCAAAAATTTCGCCAGGCCGTCTCGCTGGATCCTTCGAATACATGGGCCAAGGCGGAACTGGATTCGCTAAATAAGAAGTAG